Proteins from one Juglans microcarpa x Juglans regia isolate MS1-56 chromosome 6S, Jm3101_v1.0, whole genome shotgun sequence genomic window:
- the LOC121236778 gene encoding protein LIGHT-DEPENDENT SHORT HYPOCOTYLS 10-like, whose product MSSSKGKDVAEGSRSSAGGGSTGTGGGSGGGGGGGGGGDQQHQPPQLSRYESQKRRDWNTFGQYLRNQRPPVALSQCNSNHVLEFLQYLDQFGKTKVHLQGCVFFGQPEPPGPCICPLRQAWGSLDALIGRLRAAYEENGGLPETNPFASGAIRVYLRDVRDSQAKARGIPYKKKKKKRNPMKANDDNSNFPMQ is encoded by the coding sequence ATGTCAAGCAGCAAAGGAAAAGATGTAGCAGAAGGATCAAGATCTTCTGCTGGTGGTGGTAGTACTGGTACTGGTggtggtagtggtggtggtggtggtggtggtggtggtggtgatcaACAGCATCAGCCTCCTCAACTGAGCCGCTATGAATCACAAAAGAGGCGGGACTGGAACACCTTTGGTCAGTACTTGAGGAACCAAAGGCCCCCAGTGGCACTTTCACAGTGCAACTCCAATCATGTGCTTGAGTTCCTGCAGTATCTGGATCAGTTTGGAAAGACTAAGGTTCATTTACAAGGTTGTGTCTTCTTTGGACAACCTGAGCCCCCTGGTCCTTGCATTTGCCCACTTAGACAAGCATGGGGCAGCCTAGATGCCCTCATCGGCCGGCTTAGAGCTGCTTATGAAGAAAACGGTGGCTTGCCTGAGACAAACCCTTTTGCAAGCGGTGCTATCCGGGTTTATTTGCGCGATGTGAGGGATTCTCAAGCCAAGGCTCGAGGTATCCcctataagaagaaaaagaagaagagaaatccAATGAAGGCCAACGACGATAACTCCAACTTTCCTATGCAGTAA